In one Palaemon carinicauda isolate YSFRI2023 chromosome 25, ASM3689809v2, whole genome shotgun sequence genomic region, the following are encoded:
- the LOC137619202 gene encoding uncharacterized protein yields the protein MDSANSREVLSDFIDLYQSFPCLWKIKSADYYNKHAKQIAQDKLVEKLKECDPNADRESCLRKINFLRASFRKEFKKVQASYKSGASTDDIYKPNLWYYEKLLFLKDQEMPGRSRSTIEEESFEREMLDETSVSSPTTVTIPTPAPSPTGSEASSSTSSKGCKNSQRDFYKLLSERLQKKQSSKFDAQVKAWAIQLDELPESTSMEVIRLVNDVLYKAKKGCINEMSHVVNGHLNPLSGTQPTGETQLASYFHNFSGNEFI from the exons ATGGATAGTGCCAATTCAAGAGAAGTGTTAAGTGACTTTATAGACCTATACCAGTCTTTCCCGTGTTTGTGGAAAATTAAATCGGCAGATTACTATAACAAACACGCAAAACAAATTGCTCAAGACAAATTAGTAGAAAAACTGAAAGAATGTGACCCTAATGCTGATCGTGAATCATGTTTACGTAAGATTAATTTTCTACGTGCATCATTTAGAAAAGAATTTAAAAAGGTTCAGGCCTCATACAAATCTGGAGCCAGCACAGATGACATTTATAAGCCCAACTTATGGTACTACGAAAAATTACTCTTTCTGAAAGACCAAGAAATGCCAGGACGCTCTAGGTCTACTATAGAGGAGGAAAGCTTTGAAAGAGAGATG TTGGATGAAACATCTGTTTCTTCACCAACAACTGTAACCATTCccactcctgctccttctcctacaGGCTCCGAAGCATCATCTTCTACATCTTCTAAAGGATGCAAGAATTCACAGAGGGATTTTTATAAGTTACTCTCTGAGCGTCTCCAGAAAAAGCAAAGTAGTAAATTCGATGCTCAAGTTAAAGCTTGGGCAATCCAATTGGACGAACTCCCAGAAAGCACTTCGATGGAGGTTATTCGTCTGGTGAATGATGTTTTGTACAAGGCCAAAAAAGGATGCATTAATGAAATGTCCCATGTTGTCAATGGACACCTCAATCCTCTTTCTGGGACCCAACCTACAGGAGAGACCCAACTTGCATCATATTTCCATAACTTCTCTGGTAATGAATTCATATAG
- the LOC137619194 gene encoding uncharacterized protein yields MSLLFPSSVAELKAIAQQFENKWQFPNCSGALDGKHISIKADSHDPFSFRQAGWWLTAVEMLCIHTRRSLSDYQRATPLNRRRACRKENGSCESALTPPHDSGSYYWNYKGFNSVVLLALANANYEFIMCDVGTNGRISDGGVLENTKFGDLLSEGKLNLPEPAKPENSSRILPYVFIGDEAFALRKHFLKPYSSKDLTKERRVFNYRLSRGRRIIENVFGIMTSRFRIFSSPINLKIANIEKVVLACCVLHNFLRRKCGASYLPPENVSNDIGLGIENLTIPHVMLGDVALQPLERTHTRNPSARS; encoded by the exons ATGAGCCTTCTG TTTCCTTCGAGTGTCGCAGAATTGAAAGCAATCGCACAACAATTTGAAAACAAATGGCAATTTCCTAATTGTAGCGGGGCGCTTGACGGCAAGCACATAagcataaaggccgattcacacgacccgttttctttccgacaggctgggtggtggctaaccgccgtcgaaatgttgtgcattcacacgaggcgttccttATCCgattaccagcgcgcg acgccgcttaaccgacggcgagcctgtcggaaagaaaacgggtcgtgtgaatcggccttaactccTCCCCATGATTCCGGGTCTTATTACTGGAACTACAAAGGATTCAATAGTGTTGTGCTGTTGGCCCTTGCAAATGCCAACTATGAGTTTATTATGTGTGATGTTGGCACTAATGGGCGAATATCAGATGGAGGTGTGCTTGAGAACACAAAATTCGGAGACCTATTAAGCGAAGGGAAACTGAATTTGCCAGAGCCAGCTAAACCAGAAAATAGTAGCAGAATTTTGCCATATGTATTCATCGGAGATGAGGCTTTCGCGTTAAGGAAGCATTTTTTAAAGCCTTATTCCTCTAAAGACCTCACAAAGGAGCGCAGAGTATTTAACTATAGGCTCTCTAGAGGAAGAAGAATAATCGAAAATGTATTTGGTATTATGACTTCACGTTTTAGGATTTTTTCTTCACCAATAAATCTAAAGATTGCTAATATAGAAAAAGTAGTATTAGCATGCTGCGTTCTACATAACTTTTTGAGAAGAAAATGTGGTGCATCATATTTGCCGCCGGAAAATGTAAGCAATGATATAGGCCTAGGCATTGAAAACCTAACCATTCCTCATGTAATGCTCGGAGATGTTGCTCTACAACCTTTGGAAAGGACACATACCAGAAACCCCTCTGCAAGAAGCTAA